From Elaeis guineensis isolate ETL-2024a chromosome 16, EG11, whole genome shotgun sequence, a single genomic window includes:
- the LOC105058866 gene encoding LOW QUALITY PROTEIN: serine/threonine protein phosphatase 2A 57 kDa regulatory subunit B' beta isoform-like (The sequence of the model RefSeq protein was modified relative to this genomic sequence to represent the inferred CDS: inserted 1 base in 1 codon; deleted 1 base in 1 codon): protein MLNKIIKRGSRKVPKSDANEPYGATXAGYRGGAGGAQVVSASNVTVNHASRTTPSSSVPGGGANSNPQVSSGAAAAPQIEALPLFRDVPVPERQTLFLRKLQICAMVFDFSDTLKSARQKEAKRQTLLELIDFIQSGSGRITEPVQEELVRTISVNIFRCLPPASHENTGSEGADPEEEDPYLDPAWPHLQLVYELLLRYVVSSDTDTKVAKRYIDHSFVLRLLDLFDSEDPREREYLKTILHRIYGKFMVHRPFIRKAINNIFYRFIFETEHHSGIAELLEILGSIINGFALPMKEEHKLFLARALLPLHKPKSVGVYHQQLSYCITQFVEKDYKLADTVIRGLLKYWPVTNCQKEVLFLGELEEVLEATQPAEFQRCMVPLFKQIARCLNSSHFQVAERALFLWNNDHIVSLIAQNRSIIFPIIFEALEKNMRGHWNPAVHGLTANVRKMFLEMDSELFEECQRQYIEKVEKAKTLEEQRELAWRRLEAVVAAKAQEKTWS from the exons ATGTTGAACAAGATCATAAAGCGGGGGAGCCGCAAGGTGCCCAAATCGGACGCGAATGAACCCTACGGCGCCA CCGCGGGGTATCGCGGCGGTGCCGGAGGTGCCCAGGTGGTCTCCGCCTCCAACGTGACCGTCAACCACGCGTCCCGCACCACCCCGTCCTCCTCCGTCCCCGGCGGCGGCGCCAACTCGAACCCTCAGGTCTCCTCCGGCGCGGCCGCCGCCCCACAGATCGAGGCGCTCCCCCTCTTCCGCGACGTCCCCGTCCCCGAGCGCCAGACCCTCTTCCTCCGCAAGCTCCAGATCTGCGCCATGGTATTCGACTTCTCTGACACCCTTAAATCCGCTCGCCAGAAGGAGGCCAAGCGTCAGACGCTCCTCGAGCTCATCGACTTCATCCAGTCCGGCTCCGGCCGCATCACCGAGCCCGTCCAAGAGGAGCTCGTCCGCACGATCAGCGTCAACATCTTCCGTTGCCTCCCGCCGGCGTCCCACGAGAACACCGGCTCCGAGGGCGCCGACCCGGAGGAGGAGGACCCCTACCTCGACCCCGCCTGGCCCCACCTCCAGCTCGTCTACGAGCTCCTCCTCCGCTAcgtcgtctcctccgacaccgaCACCAAGGTCGCCAAGCGCTACATCGATCACTCCTTCGTCCTCCGCCTTCTTGACCTCTTCGACTCCGAGGACCCCCGCGAGCGCGAGTACCTCAAGACCATCCTCCACCGCATCTACGGCAAGTTCATGGTCCACCGCCCCTTCATACGCAAGGCCATTAACAACATCTTCTACCGCTTCATCTTCGAGACCGAGCACCACAGCGGGATCGCCGAGCTGCTCGAGATTCTCGGCAGCATCATCAATGGATTCGCGCTGCCGATGAAGGAGGAGCACAAGCTTTTCCTCGCCCGGGCTCTCCTTCCGCTCCACAAGCCGAAATCGGTGGGCGTGTACCACCAGCAGCTCTCCTACTGCATCACCCAGTTTGTGGAGAAGGACTATAAGCTCGCGGACACGGTCATCAGGGGCTTGTTGAAGTACTGGCCGGTCACCAACTGCCAAAAGGAGGTGCTTTTCCTCGGCGAATTGGAGGAGGTTCTGGAGGCGACGCAGCCTGCAGAGTTCCAGCGATGCATGGTTCCTCTGTTCAAGCAAATCGCCCGCTGCCTCAATAGCTCTCATTTCCAG GTTGCTGAACGGGCCCTGTTCCTCTGGAACAATGATCACATTGTGAGCCTGATTGCCCAAAACCGTAGCATCATCTTTCCCATCATTTTTGAAGCTCTTGAGAAGAACATGCGGGGCCATTGGAACCCGGCAGTTCATGGCTTGACTGCAAATGTCCGTAAGATGTTCCTGGAGATGGACAGCGAACTGTTTGAAGAGTGCCAACGacaatacatagagaaagtggaAAAGGCCAAAACATTGGAAGAGCAAAGAGAGCTTGCATGGAGAAGACTAGAAGCTGTTGTTGCAGCCAAGGCC CAGGAGAAGACATGGTCATAG
- the LOC105058865 gene encoding U-box domain-containing protein 44-like: protein MDQIRTLSDWITEELTSEEDYHSVEQGDESYQGKSHIEPIFSAFVCPLTKEVMRDPVTIENGHTFEREAIEKWFQECRDVGKMPICPLTLKELSSTELNPSIALRNTIEEWIQRNEAAQLDMACRSICSESSERDVLQALKYIVHICKKYRSSKHVVHNVDLITMITNMLRSSSRRVRCKALEALRMVAEDNDENKEVVAAGDNIRTVIKFLSHEYPLERELSVSLLYELSKSELLCERIGGVYGAILLLDGMASSTSENISIVEKAEKTLVNLEKCDENVRQMAENGRLQPLLNLLLEGPPEMQMSMAAYLGELVLANDVKFLVAQTVGSSLVNVMKTGGIEAREAALKALNQISSYEASAKILIQEGILPPLIKDLFAVGVNQLPMRLKEVSATILANIVASSADFEAIPLNDDNQNLVSEDIVHNLLHLISNTGPAIECKLLQVLVGLTSSSTTALKIVSAIKSSGAAISLVQFIEAPQRDIQVASLKLLQNISPFMGQELADVLRGAAGQLAGLITLVSESNGILEEQAAAISLLANLPERDLGFTGQLWEEGAFNIIISRVVRIRQGETRGNRYVTPFLEGLVRVLSRLTYFLHDEPQFVAFARDHNLASLFTDLLQMNGLDKVQMVSAMALEKLAKESRHLTRFPETPEPGWCSSIFPCFSKPPVVTGLCHIHHGICSMKENFCLLEGKAVEKLIACLDHANEKVVEAALAALCTLLDDGVDIEQGVMVLCEADGIRPILDVLLESRTEMLRHRAVWAVERILRTEDISNEISGDQSVGSALIEAFRHGDYVTKQIAERALKHVDRLPNFSDVFLKRS from the exons ATGGATCAGATTCGGACCTTATCTGACT GGATTACAGAGGAGTTGACATCAGAGGAAGATTATCACAGTGTTGAACAAGGTGATGAGAGCTATCAAGGAAAATCACATATTGAACCTATATTTTCAGCATTTGTTTGTCCTCTTACGAAAGAAGTTATGCGGGATCCTGTTACCATAGAAAATGGGCATACTTTCGAGCGTGAAGCAATCGAGAAGTGGTTTCAGGAATGCAGGGATGTTGGAAAGATGCCCATTTGCCCGCTGACATTGAAGGAGCTTAGTAGTACTGAATTGAACCCTAGTATAGCTCTACGAAATACCATTGAAGAATGGATCCAGAGGAATGAAGCTGCTCAACTTGATATGGCTTGTAGATCAATTTGTTCTGAAAGCTCAGAAAGAGATGTTTTGCAAGCTCTAAAATATATTGTGCATATTTGCAAGAAATATAGGTCAAGCAAGCATGTTGTGCACAACGTAGACTTAATTACAATGATCACTAACATGCTGAGGAGCAGCAGCAGGAGAGTGCGATGCAAAGCACTGGAAGCTCTTCGTATGGTAGCAGAAGACAATGATgaaaataag GAAGTTGTGGCTGCAGGAGACAACATTCGCACGGTTATAAAGTTCTTGTCGCATGAGTATCCTTTGGAGAGGGAATTATCTGTTTCTCTGTTATATGAGCTTTCAAAATCTGAATTGCTGTGTGAAAGGATTGGTGGTGTATATGGAGCAATACTTTTATTGGATGGAATGGCAAGTAGTACATCAGAAAACATCTCGATTGTTGAGAAAGCTGAGAAGACTCTGGTGAACCTGGAGAAGTGCGACGAAAATGTCAGGCAAATGGCTGAAAATGGTCGACTGCAGCCCCTTCTTAACCTACTCCTTGAAG GTCCACCTGAAATGCAGATGTCCATGGCTGCATACCTTGGGGAGTTAGTTTTGGCCAATGATGTGAAGTTCTTGGTGGCCCAAACAGTGGGTTCATCACTGGTCAATGTCATGAAAACTGGAGGTATCGAGGCAAGAGAGGCTGCTCTCAAGGCGCTGAACCAGATTTCATCATACGAGGCAAGTGCCAAGATACTAATCCAAGAAGGAATCCTTCCTCCTCTTATCAAAGACCTCTTTGCTGTCGGCGTCAACCAGCTTCCCATGAGATTGAAAGAGGTTTCTGCTACAATTCTTGCCAATATTGTGGCTTCTTCTGCTGATTTTGAGGCCATCCCACTTAACGATGACAACCAGAATTTGGTCTCTGAAGATATTGTCCACAACCTACTTCATCTCATCAGCAACACCGGTCCTGCAATTGAGTGCAAGCTTCTTCAAGTCCTTGTTGGTTTAACTAGTTCTTCGACGACAGCTCTAAAAATTGTTTCTGCCATTAAGAGCTCTGGTGCTGCCATCAGTTTGGTTCAATTCATTGAAGCTCCACAGAGAGACATCCAGGTGGCTTCCCTAAAGCTCCTACAAAACATCTCACCTTTCATGGGTCAAGAGCTGGCTGATGTCCTTCGAGGTGCTGCTGGTCAGCTTGCTGGCTTGATTACATTAGTCTCAGAAAGCAATGGGATCTTAGAGGAACAAGCAGCTGCCATTAGTCTCTTAGCCAACCTTCCTGAAAGGGACTTGGGTTTCACCGGGCAACTTTGGGAAGAAGGGGCCTTCAACATAATCATTTCCAGGGTAGTAAGGATCCGGCAAGGGGAAACTCGAGGCAACCGATACGTCACCCCCTTTCTTGAAGGGCTAGTGAGAGTTCTTTCAAGGCTCACGTACTTCTTGCATGATGAACCTCAATTTGTTGCCTTCGCTCGTGATCACAATCTTGCTTCACTTTTTACTGATCTACTTCAGATGAATGGCCTTGATAAGGTACAAATGGTTTCGGCTATGGCATTGGAGAAGCTTGCAAAGGAATCCAGACATCTCACCAGGTTTCCAGAGACCCCTGAACCAGGATGGTGTAGCTCTATATTCCCATGTTTTAGTAAACCACCAGTGGTAACCGGACTATGTCACATCCACCATGGTATCTGCTCCATGAAGGAGAACTTCTGTCTTTTGGAAGGGAAAGCAGTGGAGAAATTGATTGCTTGTTTGGACCATGCAAATGAGAAGGTGGTAGAGGCTGCCTTGGCAGCACTATGCACTCTGCTGGATGATGGGGTGGACATTGAGCAAGGGGTGATGGTGTTGTGTGAGGCAGATGGGATCAGACCGATACTTGACGTGTTGCTCGAAAGTCGAACAGAGATGCTCCGCCACCGAGCAGTTTGGGCGGTCGAGAGGATTCTAAGGACAGAGGATATATCCAATGAGATTTCAGGGGATCAAAGTGTGGGTTCAGCCCTGATCGAAGCTTTCCGGCATGGGGATTACGTGACAAAGCAGATTGCAGAGAGAGCATTGAAGCATGTAGACAGACTGCCTAACTTCTCTGATGTTTTTCTGAAGAGAAGTTGA